From the Mycobacteriales bacterium genome, one window contains:
- a CDS encoding ferritin-like domain-containing protein produces the protein MSTRDKYAIPTDVTTTWDVPAHGSARFSWEYDDGRDRLLSLYQKGKDKQWDSTKRIDWSIEVDPNNPVGLPEMYNPFAGTDIWNKMSQKERDNFTHHQASWTWSQFLHGEQGAMITAARIVETVPDNDAKFYGATQVMDEARHVETFSRFLQEKVGTVFPMNTDLASLLQDALEAKEWDYAYLGMQVLIEGLALAAFGVLRDMAENPLAKQLLAYVMQDEARHVAFGRLALRDAYKELSDKERGEREDFVVEGCWLMRNRFLGIEVYEALGMPVKECAEISEHSEFQQIFRSLLFSRIVPCVKDIGLWGEKVQNCYAQMGVLDMSKVDLEQLMKADEDQAELIDREKSDLAARVAEVDETIAVGATV, from the coding sequence ATGAGCACACGCGACAAGTACGCGATCCCCACGGACGTGACGACGACGTGGGACGTGCCGGCTCACGGCTCGGCCAGGTTCAGCTGGGAGTACGACGATGGCCGCGACCGGCTGCTGTCGCTGTACCAGAAAGGCAAGGATAAGCAGTGGGACTCGACCAAGCGGATCGACTGGTCGATCGAGGTCGATCCCAACAACCCGGTCGGCCTGCCCGAGATGTACAACCCCTTCGCGGGCACCGATATCTGGAACAAGATGAGCCAGAAGGAGCGCGACAACTTCACCCACCACCAGGCGTCGTGGACGTGGAGCCAGTTCCTGCACGGTGAGCAGGGCGCGATGATCACCGCGGCGCGGATCGTCGAGACGGTGCCCGACAACGACGCCAAGTTCTACGGCGCCACCCAGGTGATGGACGAGGCCCGGCACGTCGAGACGTTCAGCCGGTTCCTGCAGGAGAAGGTCGGCACCGTCTTTCCCATGAACACCGACCTCGCGTCGCTGCTGCAGGACGCGCTCGAGGCGAAGGAGTGGGACTACGCCTACCTCGGGATGCAGGTTCTGATCGAGGGCCTTGCGCTGGCCGCGTTCGGCGTACTTCGCGACATGGCCGAGAACCCGCTTGCGAAGCAGCTGCTTGCCTACGTGATGCAGGACGAGGCCCGCCACGTTGCCTTCGGCCGGCTCGCGCTGCGCGATGCCTACAAGGAGCTGTCCGACAAGGAACGCGGCGAGCGCGAGGACTTCGTGGTCGAGGGGTGCTGGCTCATGCGCAACCGCTTCCTCGGCATCGAGGTCTACGAAGCGCTCGGCATGCCGGTCAAGGAGTGCGCCGAGATCTCCGAACACTCGGAGTTCCAGCAGATCTTCCGGTCGCTGCTGTTCAGCCGGATCGTGCCGTGCGTCAAGGACATCGGCCTGTGGGGCGAGAAGGTGCAGAACTGCTACGCGCAGATGGGCGTGCTCGACATGTCCAAGGTCGACCTCGAGCAGCTGATGAAGGCCGACGAGGACCAGGCCGAGCTGATCGACCGCGAGAAGTCCGACCTGGCGGCGCGGGTCGCCGAGGTCGACGAGACGATCGCGGTAGGCGCCACCGTCTGA